The nucleotide window AATCGGTTGAGATCCTCTTTATCGGCATGAGCCGAGTAGCCAGACATGCCATGAATTTGAGCATTGACCTCAACGTCTTTGTTATCAATAGAAACCTGCATTTCGGCTTGTTGCAGTTCTCGCCCGAGCGTTCCGTGCGCTTGATAGCCCGCTAAAATCACATCGGTTCGTTTATCGGGAAGCAAGGCTGATAAGTAGTTCATTATCCTGCCGCCCTGACACATTCCAGAAGCTGCGACCACAATTGCGGGTTCACCTGTCGACTTAAGGCGATTAACGATTTTCTTGTGCATTCTATGCCCATCAACCGTAATGCATTGTTCAAAAGCGAGTGGGTGACGTTTCAGTTCAAGACGTTGCTTTGCTTCTTGTCCCCACAACTCTTTAAAGCGTCGGTATGAACGCGTCACTTTCTGAGCCATAGGTGAGTCGAGAATAATAGGAATATCGGCGCTGAGTTGATGCTCAAAGATCAGGTTTTCAATATCAAACAACAGTTCTTGTGTTCTGCCGATACTAAATGCCGGGATCAGGATGACGCCTCCATCGAGTAACGAACGGTCAATAATTGCTTTGAGGCGTTCAGAGCGTGAAGCAATATCGTCGTGCGTGCTAGTGCCGTAAGTCGACTCAATAAATAAGTAATCGGCTTGTTGTGGTGGTTTAGGATCCGGCAGCAGTGGCGTGTTACTTGGGCCCAAGTCGCCTGAAAAGACCACCACTTCTTGGTTGGGTAACTTAAGCTCAATATAGGCGGAACCTAAGATATGCCCAGCAGGTTGAAAACGAGCATACAGAGTATTTGGTCTATGATGATTCTTTCCGTCGTTTTGCTGTTTAGAGACAATTGGAAACCATTCCCCATAAGGCTTAGGAGCAATCAACGAATGAATTTTTTTAAGGATGAGTTTGGATTGTTTATGACTGAGCCCTTGCAGTTTTAAGCCATCTTCAATCATTAAAGGAGCGAGTTCGGCGGTGGCTTGCGTGCAATAAATTGGCTGGTTAAATCCACTGGCGAGTAACCAAGGTAACCGGCCAATATGATCAATGTGGGTATGGGTCAGCAGCAGAGCGTTGAGGTGGGAAGTTTCAAATTCAATATCAAGAGAACGTGCGTCCGAACCTTGGGACTCTTTACCTTGAAACAAGCCACAATCGATGAGCACCGCTTGGCCTGAATCTCTTAATTCGTGACAAGATCCTGTGACGGTATGTTTGCCGCCATGGTGAATCACTTCCATCGTTTACTCCCATTGCTCTATAAAGCCATTAACGCCTGTTTTTATTTTGCGGATAAGCGCCGGCATGTAAAACAAGAACAATGAGAGTTGCGATCGTTGAGTGTCTTTTAAAGTAATTGAGCGATGACTTAGTGTATTCGTTGCGAGTTAGCTCTTGTTCCTTCTGTGACTATCTTGTTAGCGCGTAGAAGAACCGTCTGAATCCAGCTCTGGATTTTGTTGAGCCTCTATACGAGCCACTTCGTCATCAAGCTCTGCTATTTTTTCTGCCATGATTGCGTGACAGCGATTGGCCAGTTCTCTTGCGTCGCTGATCTTGTATCCAGACACATCGATAGGTTCAAGCATCTCGGTGATCACAATGCCATTATTAACTCGGTTGAGGTCAATCTTATTGTGTGTGGTGCTGGTACACATCGGGGTGATAGGCACACCGGCTTCAATCGCCATTCGGAAAGCGCCCGTTTTGAATGGCAGTAGTCCACGCCCTTTACTGCGCGTTCCTTCTGGGTAAACCCAAACAGACAGATCTCGCTGATGAATCGCTTCCGCCACTTGCTTGATGGTATCGCGTGCTTTGGATTTATCTTCGCGGTTAATCATGATGTTACCGGTGATCCAATACAGCAGGCCAAAGAAAGGCACATACAACAAATCACGCTTGCCTAAAGAAACGGTACGAGGCCTTAGCATTCCTGGGTCGGTCACAAAGTCTAATATGCTTTGGTGGTTGGATATGTATACGCTTTTTTCTGACGTTGGCGCATTGTCTAGGCCACGCTGCACCAGTTTCACACCGACGATCTTTTGTAGTTGATTGAACCAACGGCAGAAAACGTACAC belongs to Vibrio splendidus and includes:
- a CDS encoding MBL fold metallo-hydrolase yields the protein MEVIHHGGKHTVTGSCHELRDSGQAVLIDCGLFQGKESQGSDARSLDIEFETSHLNALLLTHTHIDHIGRLPWLLASGFNQPIYCTQATAELAPLMIEDGLKLQGLSHKQSKLILKKIHSLIAPKPYGEWFPIVSKQQNDGKNHHRPNTLYARFQPAGHILGSAYIELKLPNQEVVVFSGDLGPSNTPLLPDPKPPQQADYLFIESTYGTSTHDDIASRSERLKAIIDRSLLDGGVILIPAFSIGRTQELLFDIENLIFEHQLSADIPIILDSPMAQKVTRSYRRFKELWGQEAKQRLELKRHPLAFEQCITVDGHRMHKKIVNRLKSTGEPAIVVAASGMCQGGRIMNYLSALLPDKRTDVILAGYQAHGTLGRELQQAEMQVSIDNKDVEVNAQIHGMSGYSAHADKEDLNRFIAGISAPPREVHLIHGEPNTQSEFAQELLKQGFKVV
- a CDS encoding 1-acylglycerol-3-phosphate O-acyltransferase; its protein translation is MLAVLRIILATVFIIFTTLCAFVYCLFSPKNPKHVYVFCRWFNQLQKIVGVKLVQRGLDNAPTSEKSVYISNHQSILDFVTDPGMLRPRTVSLGKRDLLYVPFFGLLYWITGNIMINREDKSKARDTIKQVAEAIHQRDLSVWVYPEGTRSKGRGLLPFKTGAFRMAIEAGVPITPMCTSTTHNKIDLNRVNNGIVITEMLEPIDVSGYKISDARELANRCHAIMAEKIAELDDEVARIEAQQNPELDSDGSSTR